The following proteins come from a genomic window of Acidobacteriota bacterium:
- a CDS encoding vanadium-dependent haloperoxidase → MRTPTALATLVLTAVLGCSHLGPGGPEKIPSDVLAEWNQLVLELAEEEDRFLTLKGLRTAAMVHLAIHDSLQAIAPRYEPYLAPSSGAPSEVPADPVATAAAAAHAVAVEQYPQHRERLDERLAIWLEKVEESTARELALKLGGERAHAILGDRRGDGWDGEPEYRWHPMAPGVYAEFNQHSGTPEGFVFGAGWAEARPFMLDAPDHFRSPPPPAIASPSYAKAFDEVRQVGRFDSQQRTADQSHLALWWKEFVESSHNRLARRLMLDEGADLWSSARFFALLNMTIYDSYINVFENKFHYNHWRPYTAIRWAAEDGNPATHPEPDWDNHHRHTYAFPSYPSAHGTACAAAMEIFAETFGGDRPFAMETPEVDRAGPLSEKIPMDPAVRHFDRFADAAVECGQSRIYLGIHFRYDAEAGTDLGRQVGAFAIESFLRPRSP, encoded by the coding sequence ATGAGAACACCAACCGCCTTGGCAACTCTCGTCCTGACCGCCGTCCTCGGCTGCTCGCACCTCGGTCCTGGCGGACCAGAGAAGATTCCCAGCGACGTTTTGGCAGAGTGGAACCAGCTCGTACTCGAGCTCGCCGAGGAGGAGGACCGCTTTCTCACCCTCAAGGGTTTGCGCACCGCCGCCATGGTGCATCTGGCGATCCACGACAGCCTGCAGGCCATCGCGCCGCGCTACGAGCCCTACCTCGCGCCTTCCTCGGGGGCTCCCTCCGAGGTCCCGGCCGATCCCGTGGCGACCGCCGCCGCGGCGGCCCATGCGGTGGCCGTCGAACAGTATCCGCAGCATCGCGAGCGGCTCGACGAGCGGCTGGCGATCTGGCTCGAGAAGGTGGAGGAGAGCACAGCCCGGGAGCTCGCCTTGAAGCTCGGCGGTGAGCGCGCCCACGCCATCCTCGGCGATCGGCGAGGAGATGGCTGGGACGGAGAGCCGGAGTACCGCTGGCACCCGATGGCGCCGGGCGTCTATGCCGAGTTCAACCAGCACAGCGGTACCCCCGAGGGCTTCGTTTTCGGAGCCGGCTGGGCCGAGGCCCGGCCCTTCATGCTCGATGCGCCAGACCACTTTCGCAGCCCACCGCCACCGGCGATCGCCAGCCCGTCCTACGCCAAGGCCTTCGACGAAGTGCGACAGGTCGGCCGCTTCGACAGTCAACAGCGCACCGCCGACCAGAGCCATCTCGCCCTCTGGTGGAAGGAGTTCGTCGAAAGCTCGCACAATCGTCTGGCTCGCCGACTGATGCTCGACGAGGGCGCCGATCTGTGGTCTTCGGCGCGCTTCTTCGCGCTCCTCAACATGACGATCTACGACTCCTACATCAACGTCTTCGAGAACAAGTTCCACTACAACCATTGGCGGCCCTACACGGCGATCCGCTGGGCCGCGGAGGACGGCAATCCCGCGACCCACCCGGAGCCCGATTGGGACAACCACCACCGCCACACCTACGCTTTTCCGTCCTATCCCTCCGCCCACGGTACCGCTTGTGCCGCAGCCATGGAGATCTTTGCGGAGACCTTCGGTGGCGATCGTCCCTTCGCCATGGAAACTCCCGAGGTCGACCGGGCGGGACCGTTGTCCGAGAAGATCCCCATGGATCCTGCCGTTCGCCATTTCGACCGTTTCGCCGACGCCGCCGTCGAATGCGGCCAGTCGCGCATCTATCTCGGCATTCATTTTCGCTACGACGCCGAGGCCGGGACCGACCTTGGCCGCCAGGTTGGAGCCTTCGCGATCGAGAGCTTTCTGCGCCCCCGATCCCCCTGA
- a CDS encoding TolC family protein, translating into MKKLFWTGFLSVIVAVPCSPADGPFVTEAEFLAVLDRDHPAVTEARAGLVLAEAAVLAAATASKPVLGLVREETGPQTEVSLTWELPARARRDRIAARRASARGTAATVSRRLQELRSNLRATYAAWALAEARADLLQRRADRVAGLAEREARRHQRGESSGLEAHRLRLTASTLRSEAELAQAEGDRTRGVVRQWFPDLPPQARPRLPELSAWSSEAATHPAVRAAEEALAAARLEAQVAERLLPSPALSVGWQRVEEGAARDEGVILGLAWRLPFLDRQIAERTAAAGRLELAEARLALVGTEISTARSAARERYVRLRSATGEARRGLAAKARMLDGAEAAFEVGESDLTDLLEIHRAVTEGELAALELHAAALSAHRQLELLEPPPEASVSNSPSAGIASADAISPPYLPEDPP; encoded by the coding sequence ATGAAGAAGTTGTTTTGGACCGGCTTTTTGTCGGTGATTGTCGCCGTGCCCTGCTCGCCGGCGGACGGTCCCTTCGTCACCGAAGCCGAATTCCTGGCGGTCCTCGACCGCGATCATCCGGCGGTGACCGAAGCCCGAGCCGGATTGGTCCTCGCCGAGGCGGCAGTCCTCGCTGCCGCCACCGCGAGCAAGCCGGTGCTCGGCTTGGTGCGCGAAGAGACCGGGCCACAGACCGAAGTCTCGCTCACCTGGGAGCTGCCGGCCCGCGCCCGACGGGATCGCATTGCGGCACGGCGAGCGAGCGCCCGCGGCACCGCCGCGACGGTCTCCCGGCGCCTCCAGGAGCTGCGATCGAACCTGCGGGCGACCTACGCCGCCTGGGCCCTCGCGGAAGCTCGCGCCGACCTGCTGCAGCGACGGGCGGATCGCGTCGCGGGCCTCGCCGAGCGCGAGGCCCGGCGTCACCAGCGGGGGGAGTCTTCCGGCCTCGAAGCGCATCGCTTGCGACTGACCGCCAGCACCCTGCGCTCCGAGGCAGAGCTCGCCCAGGCCGAAGGTGACCGCACCCGCGGCGTCGTCCGGCAGTGGTTTCCGGACCTCCCACCGCAGGCCCGTCCTCGACTCCCGGAGCTTTCGGCTTGGTCCTCCGAGGCCGCCACCCATCCCGCGGTGCGTGCCGCCGAGGAGGCGCTCGCGGCCGCCCGCCTCGAGGCTCAGGTCGCCGAGCGGTTGCTGCCCTCCCCAGCCCTTTCCGTCGGTTGGCAGCGGGTCGAGGAAGGCGCGGCGCGGGACGAGGGTGTGATTCTCGGCCTGGCCTGGAGACTGCCGTTCCTCGACCGCCAGATCGCCGAGCGGACCGCCGCCGCCGGCCGCCTGGAGCTCGCCGAGGCCCGCCTCGCTTTGGTGGGGACGGAGATCTCGACGGCTCGGTCGGCGGCCCGCGAGCGCTACGTGCGTCTGCGCAGCGCCACCGGCGAGGCACGCCGAGGTCTGGCCGCCAAGGCCCGCATGCTCGATGGCGCCGAGGCCGCCTTCGAAGTCGGCGAGTCGGACCTCACGGACCTTTTGGAGATCCACCGGGCGGTGACCGAAGGGGAGCTGGCCGCGCTCGAGCTGCACGCCGCCGCCCTCTCGGCCCATCGCCAGCTGGAGCTCCTCGAACCACCACCGGAAGCCTCCGTTTCGAACTCTCCGTCGGCCGGCATTGCCTCGGCGGACGCAATCTCGCCGCCATACCTTCCCGAGGACCCGCCATGA
- a CDS encoding HlyD family efflux transporter periplasmic adaptor subunit, with amino-acid sequence MRTSTDSPVAVPQRARRWLTALAFLPCCLLGLVGGCAERSAEAPIEDDARSWSITAWGETFEVFPEVDPLTVGETATAWTHVTLLEGFEPLPAGSVEVVLRGAGPEQVFAADVAERPGLFAVSITPARAGDFDLAIRLRHESGEEELRAGRVRVGEAGIPGHLLVAPAPKGSTTSAEPMTFLKEQQWQSPMATAWVRSGRLAGSVRGTATVRPPAGGEASLSATVDGVLRPVAGASWPHVGLAVDAGQGLFRVVPLVARERSLAELEGRVTARARELASARQRLARLEELLALEASSRREVETARVRVETLEAQGNAARRDLDAARGSRQGRGAGPEGAPSIVLRAPFRGVLAEVQAIPGATVSAGQVLARVVGNDLAWVAVELSPAGARRLAGEGLRGLLLEVPESPPWRITEGLRLVSIAPQVSPRTGTVQALLEAPRDRLPALGTVADARVLTATDRTGVVVPASALIDDGGIPVVYLQLAGESFLREPVEIVERQGDQVLVGGLVPGQRLVTAGGDALRRAALLAAGDSHGHVH; translated from the coding sequence ATGCGCACCAGCACTGACTCGCCGGTGGCGGTCCCGCAGCGAGCTCGGCGATGGCTGACTGCCCTCGCTTTCCTCCCTTGCTGCCTTCTCGGTCTCGTCGGCGGCTGCGCTGAGCGAAGCGCCGAAGCGCCCATCGAGGACGACGCCCGGTCTTGGAGCATCACCGCTTGGGGCGAGACCTTCGAGGTCTTCCCGGAAGTCGATCCCCTGACCGTGGGGGAGACCGCCACCGCCTGGACGCACGTCACCCTCCTCGAGGGCTTCGAGCCGCTGCCGGCCGGCAGCGTCGAGGTGGTGCTGCGAGGAGCCGGTCCGGAGCAGGTCTTCGCGGCCGACGTCGCGGAACGACCGGGACTCTTTGCGGTGAGCATCACGCCGGCTCGCGCCGGTGACTTCGACCTCGCCATTCGCCTGCGGCACGAAAGCGGTGAGGAAGAGCTGCGCGCCGGCCGGGTCCGGGTCGGCGAGGCCGGCATTCCGGGACACCTGCTGGTCGCCCCGGCGCCGAAGGGCAGCACCACCTCCGCCGAGCCGATGACCTTCCTCAAGGAACAGCAGTGGCAGTCGCCCATGGCGACCGCCTGGGTGCGCTCGGGCCGACTCGCCGGCAGCGTCCGCGGCACGGCGACGGTGCGCCCACCGGCCGGCGGCGAAGCCAGCCTCAGCGCCACCGTCGATGGCGTTCTGCGGCCCGTCGCCGGTGCCTCGTGGCCCCATGTCGGCCTCGCCGTCGACGCCGGTCAGGGCCTGTTTCGGGTCGTCCCCCTGGTGGCCCGCGAGCGCAGCCTGGCGGAGCTCGAAGGGCGAGTGACCGCCCGCGCCCGCGAGCTCGCCAGCGCCCGCCAACGTCTCGCCCGTCTCGAGGAGCTCCTCGCCCTCGAGGCCAGCAGTCGTCGCGAGGTGGAGACGGCGCGGGTCAGGGTAGAGACCCTCGAGGCCCAAGGAAACGCCGCCCGGCGCGATCTCGACGCCGCCCGCGGCTCCCGTCAAGGCCGCGGCGCGGGCCCCGAAGGCGCACCCTCGATCGTCCTGCGGGCGCCCTTCCGGGGAGTGCTGGCAGAGGTTCAGGCGATCCCCGGAGCCACCGTTTCGGCCGGCCAGGTCCTCGCCCGGGTGGTCGGGAATGACCTCGCCTGGGTGGCCGTCGAGCTGTCTCCGGCGGGCGCTCGACGGCTCGCCGGCGAAGGGCTCCGTGGGCTGCTGCTCGAAGTCCCCGAAAGCCCGCCCTGGCGCATCACCGAAGGTCTTCGGCTGGTTTCCATCGCGCCCCAAGTGTCGCCCCGAACCGGCACCGTCCAGGCCCTTCTCGAAGCCCCCCGAGACCGCCTCCCGGCCCTCGGCACGGTGGCCGACGCTCGTGTTCTGACAGCCACCGACCGGACCGGCGTGGTGGTGCCGGCGAGCGCCCTGATCGACGATGGCGGCATCCCCGTGGTCTACCTGCAGCTCGCCGGCGAATCCTTCCTGCGCGAGCCGGTGGAGATCGTGGAACGCCAAGGCGACCAGGTGCTGGTCGGCGGCCTGGTGCCGGGACAGCGGCTGGTCACCGCCGGCGGCGATGCCCTGCGCCGTGCCGCCCTGCTGGCCGCCGGCGACTCCCATGGCCACGTTCACTGA